In Dehalogenimonas etheniformans, one genomic interval encodes:
- the rpsS gene encoding 30S ribosomal protein S19, whose amino-acid sequence MSRSVKKGPAVEAKLMKRVEEANRSGKKVLIKTWARWSTILPEMVGLNIGVHDGRRHMPVFITENMVGHRLGEFAATRTFRGHGSGKAAEAAPAKKQGA is encoded by the coding sequence ATGTCACGTTCTGTTAAAAAAGGCCCTGCAGTCGAGGCCAAACTGATGAAACGGGTCGAGGAAGCAAACCGCTCCGGCAAAAAGGTACTCATCAAGACTTGGGCGCGCTGGTCAACGATACTGCCTGAGATGGTAGGCCTCAATATCGGCGTCCATGACGGCCGGCGGCATATGCCGGTGTTCATCACCGAGAACATGGTAGGCCACCGGCTGGGCGAGTTCGCCGCCACCCGAACCTTCCGCGGCCACGGTTCGGGCAAGGCTGCCGAAGCCGCGCCGGCAAAGAAACAAGGGGCATAA
- the rpsE gene encoding 30S ribosomal protein S5, translated as MVKGMISKIDPQELSLNDKLIYINRVTKVVKGGKRMAFSALVVTGDGAGHVGVGMGKAKEVPVAIAKASATAKKHLIKIDMNGTTIHHEIRVKFGAAEVFLKPAAPGTGIIAGGSVRAVLETAGVKDILTKSLGSPNKVNVARATIAALAQVQNPKDVLAKRRAGVTAEEGANG; from the coding sequence ATGGTAAAAGGAATGATTTCCAAGATCGATCCCCAGGAGCTGTCGCTCAACGATAAGCTGATCTATATCAACCGGGTGACCAAGGTGGTCAAAGGCGGCAAGCGCATGGCCTTCTCCGCTCTCGTGGTCACCGGCGACGGCGCCGGGCATGTCGGCGTGGGCATGGGCAAGGCCAAGGAAGTGCCGGTGGCTATCGCCAAGGCTTCGGCCACCGCCAAAAAGCACCTGATCAAGATCGACATGAACGGCACCACCATCCATCACGAGATCCGGGTGAAATTCGGCGCCGCCGAGGTCTTCCTGAAACCGGCCGCCCCGGGCACCGGCATCATCGCCGGCGGTTCGGTCCGGGCTGTTCTGGAGACCGCCGGGGTCAAGGACATCCTGACCAAATCGCTCGGCAGCCCGAACAAGGTCAATGTCGCCCGGGCGACGATCGCCGCCCTGGCCCAGGTCCAGAACCCCAAGGACGTGCTGGCCAAACGGCGCGCCGGCGTTACCGCCGAGGAGGGCGCCAATGGCTAA
- the rplX gene encoding 50S ribosomal protein L24, whose product MKIKKDDNVLVIAGKDRGKTGKVRLVYTAKNRVLVDGVNMAKKHSKARGQVKQAGIIEREAPIEASNVMLLCSKCGKPSRLGDRRLADGKKVRVCKSCGEVID is encoded by the coding sequence ATGAAAATCAAAAAAGACGATAACGTACTGGTCATCGCCGGTAAAGACCGGGGTAAGACGGGCAAGGTCAGGCTGGTTTATACCGCCAAGAATCGCGTCCTGGTCGACGGCGTCAATATGGCTAAAAAGCATTCCAAGGCCCGCGGCCAGGTGAAACAAGCTGGCATCATCGAGCGCGAGGCGCCGATAGAGGCCTCCAATGTCATGCTGCTGTGCAGTAAATGCGGCAAGCCGTCCCGCCTGGGCGACCGCCGGCTGGCCGATGGCAAAAAGGTTAGAGTGTGCAAATCCTGCGGCGAGGTAATCGACTAA
- the rpsC gene encoding 30S ribosomal protein S3, with protein sequence MGRKVHPYAFRIGAIKGWNAKWYADKHFSDNLLEDLKLRQGIKQKYVDAGISNIEVERQANKVSVTVSTSRPGIVIGRGGQRVDEMRKFLEELAGKRIQLNIHEIGQPELDAFLVARSVADQMERRIAYRRAMKQAMFRTRQSGAKGIKIACAGRLGGVEIARREMMHDGRVPLHTIRADIDYGFAEAKTALGRIGVKVWIYRGDILPENKAEAEEAEMTEMTPAAPVVQPAAKSEATAAESPAAPAAAPAAEAKPRSRKKAETAVETAAPAADAAPAPKRRSRKAEEKTEEA encoded by the coding sequence ATGGGACGCAAGGTTCATCCGTACGCTTTCCGCATCGGGGCTATCAAGGGCTGGAATGCCAAGTGGTACGCCGATAAGCACTTCTCGGACAATCTCCTGGAAGACCTGAAGCTGCGGCAGGGCATCAAGCAGAAATATGTCGATGCCGGCATCTCCAACATCGAGGTCGAACGCCAGGCCAACAAGGTCTCGGTGACCGTGTCCACTTCCCGGCCGGGCATCGTCATCGGCCGCGGCGGCCAGCGCGTCGACGAGATGCGCAAGTTTCTGGAAGAGCTGGCCGGCAAGAGGATCCAGCTCAACATCCACGAGATCGGCCAGCCGGAACTGGACGCCTTCCTGGTGGCCCGGTCGGTTGCCGACCAGATGGAGCGCCGCATCGCCTACCGCCGCGCCATGAAACAGGCGATGTTCCGCACCCGGCAGTCCGGGGCCAAGGGCATCAAGATCGCCTGCGCCGGGCGCCTGGGCGGCGTTGAAATCGCGCGGCGCGAAATGATGCATGATGGCCGCGTGCCGCTGCACACCATTCGGGCTGACATCGATTACGGTTTTGCCGAGGCTAAGACCGCCTTGGGCCGCATCGGAGTCAAGGTATGGATCTACCGCGGCGATATTTTGCCTGAAAATAAGGCTGAGGCCGAGGAAGCCGAAATGACCGAGATGACGCCGGCGGCGCCCGTGGTTCAGCCCGCGGCTAAGAGCGAAGCCACGGCGGCGGAGAGTCCGGCCGCCCCTGCGGCCGCCCCGGCAGCCGAAGCCAAACCGCGCAGCCGCAAGAAAGCCGAAACCGCGGTTGAGACCGCCGCCCCGGCCGCAGACGCCGCTCCGGCGCCCAAACGGCGCAGCCGCAAGGCGGAAGAGAAAACTGAAGAGGCCTAA
- the rpsH gene encoding 30S ribosomal protein S8, with the protein MTDPIADMLTRIRNAAMAGHETTTIPASRIKQNIAKLLKAEGFISGFEVTGTKPERQIKVTLRYDEKGTPAVSGLERVSKPGLRVYVQRGEIPRVYGGLGVAVLSTPQGVMTGYQAWRAGVGGELLLKVW; encoded by the coding sequence ATGACTGATCCTATTGCCGATATGCTGACCCGGATTAGAAACGCCGCCATGGCCGGGCACGAGACGACGACCATCCCGGCCTCGCGCATCAAGCAGAACATTGCCAAGCTCCTAAAAGCGGAGGGTTTCATCTCCGGCTTCGAGGTTACCGGCACGAAACCCGAACGCCAGATCAAGGTGACGCTGCGCTACGACGAAAAGGGTACCCCGGCGGTGTCCGGCCTGGAGCGCGTCAGCAAGCCGGGCTTAAGGGTCTACGTCCAGCGCGGCGAGATCCCCCGCGTTTACGGCGGGCTGGGCGTGGCCGTTTTGTCCACCCCTCAGGGTGTAATGACCGGGTATCAGGCCTGGCGGGCCGGTGTCGGCGGCGAACTCCTGCTCAAAGTTTGGTAG
- the rplB gene encoding 50S ribosomal protein L2: protein MALKEYNPTSAGRRHQTGYSFEEITKARPEKSLIMTVKQDAGRNSQGKLTVRHRGGGARKIVRIIDFKREKIGIPGKVAAIEYDPHRSARIALIFYVDGAKRYILAPQGLKVGETIMTAPDAELKPGNSLPLQNMPSGTLIHNIELEPGRGGKLVRSAGAAAQLMAKEGEYALVRLPSGEVRRVRIECYATVGVVGNEEHQTVSLGKAGRKRHMGFRPTVRGSAMTPRDHPHGGGEGRTPIGMAGPKTPWGKPALGYKTRDKSKPSNKLIVKRRR from the coding sequence ATGGCACTTAAAGAATACAACCCGACTTCGGCGGGCCGCCGGCACCAGACCGGGTACTCCTTCGAGGAGATTACCAAGGCCAGGCCGGAAAAGTCGCTCATCATGACCGTCAAGCAGGACGCCGGGCGCAACAGCCAGGGCAAATTGACGGTGAGGCATCGCGGCGGCGGTGCCCGGAAGATCGTCCGGATCATCGATTTCAAACGCGAGAAGATCGGCATTCCCGGCAAGGTGGCGGCCATCGAGTACGACCCGCACCGCTCGGCGCGCATCGCCCTGATCTTCTATGTAGACGGTGCTAAGCGCTACATCCTGGCGCCCCAGGGCTTGAAGGTCGGCGAGACGATCATGACCGCCCCCGACGCTGAACTAAAGCCCGGCAATTCGCTGCCGCTGCAGAACATGCCTTCGGGCACGCTAATCCATAACATCGAACTCGAGCCGGGACGTGGCGGCAAGCTGGTTCGTTCAGCCGGCGCGGCTGCCCAGCTCATGGCCAAGGAGGGTGAGTACGCCCTGGTCCGCCTGCCCTCTGGCGAAGTGCGGCGGGTGCGCATCGAGTGCTACGCCACCGTCGGCGTCGTCGGCAATGAGGAACACCAGACGGTGTCGCTGGGTAAGGCCGGGCGCAAGCGCCACATGGGCTTCCGGCCCACGGTCAGAGGCTCGGCGATGACGCCCCGTGACCATCCGCACGGCGGCGGCGAAGGCCGCACGCCCATCGGTATGGCTGGACCGAAGACGCCCTGGGGCAAGCCGGCGCTGGGTTACAAGACCCGCGACAAATCCAAGCCTTCGAATAAACTTATCGTCAAGCGGCGGAGGTAG
- the rplV gene encoding 50S ribosomal protein L22 — protein MQVKAVSMNTGVPASKVRLYIDLVRGKTVAEALAILKFAPSPSAVSVAKTVKSAAANAENNYQLEPSALKVVKIFADGAPMMKRHKPRSRGRASPILKRSSNITVVVADQEV, from the coding sequence ATGCAGGTTAAAGCAGTATCAATGAACACCGGGGTTCCGGCCAGCAAGGTCAGGCTGTATATCGACTTGGTGCGGGGCAAGACGGTCGCCGAGGCCCTGGCCATCCTGAAATTCGCCCCATCGCCGTCGGCGGTAAGCGTGGCCAAGACGGTCAAATCTGCCGCCGCCAATGCCGAGAACAACTACCAGCTGGAACCGTCCGCTCTTAAAGTCGTCAAGATTTTCGCCGACGGCGCACCGATGATGAAACGTCACAAGCCGCGTTCCCGCGGCCGGGCGTCGCCGATTCTGAAAAGGTCGAGCAATATCACCGTCGTCGTGGCTGACCAGGAGGTTTAA
- a CDS encoding 50S ribosomal protein L23, with product MHILDVLKKPLITEKNARLQEANQYAFEVSSEATKPQIKAAVESAYKVTVTGVNVLTVKGKEKRMGRGLYRAPNWKKALVTLKAGDKIQFFEGV from the coding sequence ATGCATATTTTAGACGTATTAAAGAAGCCGCTGATCACCGAGAAGAATGCCCGGCTGCAGGAAGCCAACCAGTATGCCTTCGAGGTGTCGAGCGAAGCCACCAAGCCCCAGATCAAGGCGGCGGTGGAATCCGCGTACAAGGTGACGGTGACCGGGGTCAATGTCCTCACCGTCAAAGGCAAGGAAAAGCGCATGGGGCGCGGTTTGTACCGGGCTCCGAACTGGAAGAAAGCCCTGGTGACCCTGAAAGCGGGCGACAAGATCCAGTTCTTTGAAGGGGTATAA
- the rpmC gene encoding 50S ribosomal protein L29, with amino-acid sequence MKIEEIRHLSAEQIRKELDGAHREFMELRFKLATKQLVNHRQLPEVKKRIAQFQTVLRERALGIR; translated from the coding sequence ATGAAAATCGAAGAGATCAGGCACCTGTCAGCCGAGCAGATCAGGAAAGAGCTGGACGGCGCCCACCGCGAGTTCATGGAACTGCGCTTCAAACTGGCGACGAAACAACTGGTCAACCACCGGCAACTGCCGGAGGTCAAGAAGAGGATAGCCCAATTCCAGACGGTGCTCCGCGAGCGCGCGCTGGGCATAAGGTAG
- the rplN gene encoding 50S ribosomal protein L14: protein MIQAYTRLKVADNTGAKSLMCVNVLGGSGKRRGRIGDVIVCSVKRSSPDSAVKQGTVVKAVIVRQVSPLRRSDGSYIKFDDNAAVILTDKNEPRGTRIFGPVARELRDKKFLKILSLAPEVL from the coding sequence ATGATACAGGCTTATACGCGCCTCAAGGTAGCCGATAACACCGGCGCCAAGTCTCTGATGTGCGTCAACGTCCTGGGCGGCAGCGGCAAGCGCCGCGGCCGGATCGGCGACGTTATCGTCTGCTCGGTCAAGCGCTCATCTCCGGATTCCGCGGTCAAACAGGGCACCGTGGTCAAGGCGGTTATCGTGCGCCAGGTATCGCCGCTGCGCCGATCCGACGGCTCCTACATCAAGTTCGACGACAACGCCGCTGTCATTTTAACCGATAAAAACGAACCCCGGGGCACCCGCATCTTCGGTCCCGTAGCCCGAGAGCTGCGCGACAAGAAATTTTTAAAGATCCTGTCCCTGGCGCCGGAGGTCTTATAA
- the rpsQ gene encoding 30S ribosomal protein S17, giving the protein MEHKPQIKTMIGRVVSDKMMKTVIIEVEGRRQHPIYKKAYKVVKKFQVHDEAGQAHYGDVVEVVPSRPLSRTKHFRVLRVLTKGEVAESAELKEIT; this is encoded by the coding sequence ATGGAACACAAACCCCAAATCAAGACGATGATCGGGCGGGTGGTATCCGACAAGATGATGAAAACGGTTATCATCGAGGTCGAGGGCCGCCGCCAGCATCCGATTTACAAGAAGGCGTACAAGGTGGTCAAGAAATTCCAGGTCCATGACGAAGCCGGGCAAGCCCATTACGGCGATGTCGTGGAAGTGGTCCCCAGCCGCCCGCTGTCACGCACCAAGCACTTCCGGGTGCTGCGCGTCCTCACCAAGGGCGAGGTAGCTGAGTCTGCCGAACTCAAGGAGATCACCTAA
- the rplO gene encoding 50S ribosomal protein L15, whose amino-acid sequence MKEHELMPSAGAAKSRKRVGRGDASGHGSYSGRGMKGQKARAGGRVRPGFEGGQNPLIKKLPQKRGFVNPFRVEYDVVNVAELNHFEAGTVVTPELLVSAKVLKSAAKPVKVLADGEVDRALTVRANAFSIEAKAKIEAAGGKVEEI is encoded by the coding sequence GTGAAAGAACATGAATTAATGCCGTCAGCCGGCGCGGCCAAAAGCCGCAAGCGGGTTGGCCGGGGCGACGCCTCGGGCCACGGCAGCTATTCCGGTCGCGGTATGAAAGGCCAGAAAGCGCGGGCCGGCGGGCGCGTCCGTCCCGGATTTGAGGGCGGCCAGAACCCGCTGATCAAAAAGCTGCCCCAGAAGCGCGGTTTCGTCAATCCCTTCCGCGTGGAATATGACGTGGTCAACGTCGCTGAGCTAAACCATTTCGAGGCCGGCACCGTGGTCACCCCGGAACTCTTGGTCTCGGCCAAGGTATTGAAATCAGCCGCCAAGCCGGTCAAGGTTCTGGCCGACGGTGAAGTCGACCGGGCGCTTACCGTCCGGGCCAACGCCTTCAGCATCGAGGCCAAGGCCAAGATCGAAGCTGCCGGCGGCAAAGTAGAGGAAATCTAA
- the rpmD gene encoding 50S ribosomal protein L30, whose protein sequence is MAKISITLVKSGIKYKFDQKDTLESLGLKRLHQTVVQEDNQAIRGMIQKVRHLVTVAEAK, encoded by the coding sequence ATGGCTAAGATTTCCATCACCCTGGTCAAGAGCGGCATCAAGTACAAGTTCGATCAGAAAGATACCCTGGAGTCGCTGGGTTTGAAAAGACTGCACCAGACGGTCGTCCAGGAAGACAACCAGGCCATCCGGGGCATGATCCAGAAAGTCAGGCACCTGGTGACCGTGGCGGAGGCAAAATAG
- the rplF gene encoding 50S ribosomal protein L6, translating into MSRIGKLPVAVPKGVKVAINGDTVTVTGPKGELKRTFSPEMAITQEDGKLVVKRPSDAQQHKALHGLSRTLLANMVKGVSEGYEKGLEIVGVGFRAEKSGETLVLRVGYSHTVEVAPEKGITFTVETPTKLKVVGIDKERVGQVAAEIRGVKKPDAYKGKGIRYAGERIKLKPGKAVGKAAK; encoded by the coding sequence ATGTCACGAATTGGAAAATTGCCGGTGGCCGTGCCCAAAGGGGTCAAGGTCGCCATCAATGGCGACACTGTAACCGTCACCGGCCCCAAAGGCGAACTTAAAAGGACCTTCTCCCCGGAGATGGCCATCACCCAGGAAGACGGCAAGCTGGTGGTCAAGCGGCCTTCGGATGCCCAGCAGCACAAGGCCCTCCACGGTCTTTCCCGGACGCTCCTGGCCAACATGGTCAAGGGCGTCAGCGAGGGTTACGAGAAAGGCCTCGAGATCGTCGGCGTCGGCTTCAGGGCTGAGAAATCCGGCGAGACCCTGGTGCTCAGGGTCGGCTATTCCCACACCGTCGAGGTGGCCCCCGAAAAGGGCATCACCTTTACCGTCGAAACGCCGACCAAGCTCAAGGTCGTCGGCATCGACAAGGAGCGGGTAGGCCAGGTGGCGGCCGAGATCAGAGGCGTCAAAAAGCCCGATGCCTACAAGGGCAAGGGCATCCGCTATGCCGGCGAGAGAATCAAGTTGAAGCCCGGCAAAGCGGTCGGAAAGGCGGCTAAATAA
- the secY gene encoding preprotein translocase subunit SecY translates to MPEKSGRPKLLQAMFDAFSLPDLRRRILITLGILLAFRVVAHVPMPGVDSAALANMMESNPILGMLDIFSGGALKNFSLLALGVYPYITASIVMTLMTPIVPALQRLSQEGESGRNKINLITHWLTVPLAALGGWGQLVLMQREGVVAASEPLMTAAIIISLTAGTLFLVWLGEQITQYGIGNGVSIIIFAGIVAGLPTLIGQGYLAKDQFLGLAAYLIIALLITILIVIFTEAHRRIPVQYAKTVIKSGRMYRQSGASHIPLRVNTAGMIPLIFASALVIFPGTIASYFMNPAGSDPNFANTIYNWFNPNTGLPVGLFYWVLFFLLTIAFAFFYTMVVFEQQDLPGTLQKQGGFIPGIRPGKQTANYLNAVIRNITWGGALFLALVAVFPFIANQITGVQTLQLSSFGMLIVVGVVLDTMKQLEAQLVMRRYEGFIK, encoded by the coding sequence ATGCCGGAGAAATCGGGCCGACCCAAGCTGCTCCAGGCGATGTTCGATGCCTTCAGCCTGCCGGATCTACGGCGGCGCATCCTCATCACCCTTGGCATTTTGCTGGCTTTCCGGGTTGTCGCCCACGTGCCCATGCCGGGTGTCGATTCCGCCGCGCTGGCGAACATGATGGAATCAAATCCCATCCTGGGCATGCTCGATATTTTCTCGGGTGGCGCTCTTAAAAACTTCAGCCTGCTGGCCCTCGGGGTTTACCCCTATATCACCGCCAGCATCGTCATGACCCTCATGACGCCCATCGTGCCCGCCCTCCAGAGGCTGTCACAGGAAGGCGAGTCCGGGCGCAACAAAATCAATTTGATCACTCACTGGCTGACCGTACCCCTGGCCGCGCTGGGCGGCTGGGGCCAACTGGTCCTCATGCAGCGCGAGGGGGTGGTGGCTGCTTCCGAGCCTCTGATGACTGCCGCCATCATCATCTCGCTGACTGCCGGCACCCTGTTCCTGGTGTGGCTGGGCGAGCAGATAACCCAGTACGGCATCGGCAACGGCGTGTCCATCATCATCTTCGCCGGCATCGTCGCCGGGCTGCCGACACTTATCGGGCAGGGTTACCTGGCAAAAGACCAGTTCCTGGGTCTGGCGGCTTACCTTATTATCGCTCTGCTGATCACCATCCTCATCGTCATTTTCACCGAGGCCCACCGGCGCATACCGGTGCAGTACGCCAAAACGGTGATCAAGAGCGGCCGGATGTACCGCCAGAGCGGCGCTTCCCATATACCGCTCCGGGTCAATACCGCCGGCATGATCCCGCTTATCTTCGCCTCGGCGCTGGTCATCTTCCCGGGCACCATCGCCAGCTACTTCATGAATCCGGCGGGCTCTGACCCCAACTTCGCCAACACCATATACAACTGGTTCAACCCCAACACTGGTCTGCCGGTAGGGTTGTTCTACTGGGTGCTGTTCTTCCTGCTGACCATCGCTTTTGCCTTCTTCTATACCATGGTCGTCTTCGAGCAACAGGACCTACCGGGCACGCTGCAGAAGCAAGGCGGTTTCATCCCGGGCATCCGGCCGGGTAAGCAGACGGCCAATTACCTGAACGCGGTTATCCGCAATATCACCTGGGGCGGCGCGTTGTTCCTGGCGCTGGTGGCGGTCTTTCCGTTCATTGCAAACCAGATCACCGGGGTGCAGACGCTCCAGCTCTCCAGCTTCGGCATGCTTATCGTCGTCGGTGTGGTGCTGGACACCATGAAGCAACTGGAAGCCCAGCTGGTGATGCGCCGCTACGAAGGCTTTATCAAGTAG
- the rplE gene encoding 50S ribosomal protein L5, with protein sequence MAGLKEKYIKEAVPRLKQAYGYENVMQVPRITKVVLNVGVGKEASANPKAVETAQADLASIAGQHPVITRSKRSIANFKLRVGMPIGLKVTLRGAAMYNFLEKLISVVLPRLRDFQGVPTDAFDGRGSYALGLKEQTVFPEIDFSKVDKLRGLEVCIVTTAKTDAESRTLLEGIGMPFAKE encoded by the coding sequence ATGGCCGGACTTAAAGAAAAATACATTAAAGAAGCCGTGCCGAGGCTGAAACAGGCCTACGGCTACGAGAACGTCATGCAGGTGCCGCGCATCACCAAGGTGGTGCTCAACGTCGGTGTCGGCAAGGAAGCCTCCGCCAACCCCAAGGCAGTGGAGACCGCCCAGGCCGATTTGGCGTCCATCGCCGGGCAGCACCCGGTGATCACCCGCAGCAAGCGGTCCATCGCCAACTTCAAGCTCAGGGTGGGCATGCCCATCGGTCTCAAGGTAACGCTTAGAGGCGCGGCCATGTACAACTTCCTGGAGAAACTCATCAGCGTCGTGCTGCCGCGCCTCCGCGATTTCCAGGGCGTGCCGACCGACGCCTTCGACGGTCGGGGCAGTTATGCCCTGGGTCTCAAGGAACAGACGGTTTTCCCGGAGATCGATTTTTCCAAGGTCGACAAACTGCGCGGGCTGGAGGTCTGCATCGTCACCACAGCCAAGACGGACGCCGAGAGCCGGACCCTCTTAGAGGGTATCGGTATGCCGTTCGCCAAAGAATAG
- a CDS encoding type Z 30S ribosomal protein S14 — protein MAKTSKIVKSKRTPKFKVQQHNRCLKCGRPRGYIRQFGLCRICFRELALQGQIPGVRKSSW, from the coding sequence ATGGCTAAGACATCTAAAATCGTCAAATCCAAGCGGACTCCCAAGTTCAAGGTGCAGCAGCACAACCGCTGCCTTAAGTGCGGCCGGCCGCGCGGCTACATCCGCCAGTTCGGTCTGTGCCGCATCTGCTTCCGCGAGCTGGCCCTCCAGGGCCAGATCCCGGGCGTCCGGAAGTCGAGCTGGTAA
- the rplP gene encoding 50S ribosomal protein L16 codes for MQQPKRVKYRKSHKGHRHGEAQAGNKIDFGDFGLQATSTAWVTARQIEAARRAMTRYIKRGGKVWIRIFPDHPVTSKPAETRMGSGKGAPDHWIAVVKRGRVLFEMGGVDEGTAREAMRLAAYKLPLQSKFVAKTAEAAVATTEEVA; via the coding sequence ATGCAGCAACCAAAACGAGTCAAATACCGCAAGAGCCATAAGGGCCATCGCCACGGCGAGGCCCAGGCCGGCAACAAGATCGATTTCGGTGATTTCGGATTACAGGCCACCTCGACCGCCTGGGTTACCGCCCGGCAGATCGAAGCCGCCCGGCGCGCCATGACCCGCTATATTAAGCGCGGCGGTAAGGTGTGGATCCGCATCTTCCCCGATCACCCGGTCACCTCCAAACCGGCTGAAACCAGAATGGGTTCCGGCAAGGGAGCCCCAGACCACTGGATCGCCGTGGTCAAGCGCGGCCGGGTGCTGTTCGAAATGGGCGGCGTGGACGAAGGTACGGCCCGCGAGGCTATGAGGCTGGCGGCCTATAAGCTGCCGCTTCAGTCGAAATTCGTCGCCAAGACCGCCGAGGCGGCGGTCGCTACGACAGAGGAGGTGGCGTAA
- a CDS encoding adenylate kinase codes for MYNIVFLGAPGAGKGTQAAVVAEKMGMAHVATGDLFRKHIASGDELGREVKSYLDKGQLVPDEVTVAMVLNRIGQLSAVKGVILDGFPRTLAQAEALDKALKKTGEKVGRVIYFAVPETELVKRLSDRWICRGCQAPYTAADRSASEKCRKCGGELYQRTDDTPETVQKRLTVYFKETAPLIEYYRKARSLVEVNGTGEVEAITGRVVAALKKA; via the coding sequence ATGTATAATATAGTTTTTCTGGGCGCTCCGGGCGCAGGCAAAGGGACTCAAGCCGCTGTGGTGGCCGAAAAAATGGGCATGGCCCATGTGGCTACCGGCGATCTGTTCCGCAAGCACATCGCCTCAGGCGATGAACTGGGCCGAGAGGTCAAATCGTACCTTGACAAGGGGCAACTGGTGCCCGATGAAGTGACCGTGGCCATGGTGCTCAACCGTATCGGCCAACTCTCTGCGGTTAAAGGTGTTATTCTTGACGGCTTTCCGAGGACGCTGGCACAGGCCGAAGCCCTCGACAAGGCTTTGAAGAAAACCGGCGAGAAAGTCGGTCGGGTGATCTATTTTGCAGTACCGGAGACCGAACTGGTGAAGAGGTTATCCGACCGCTGGATTTGCCGCGGCTGCCAGGCACCCTACACCGCCGCCGACCGTTCGGCTTCTGAAAAATGCCGGAAATGCGGCGGGGAGTTGTACCAGAGGACGGACGATACTCCGGAAACGGTACAGAAGCGCCTGACCGTCTACTTTAAAGAGACGGCGCCGCTTATCGAGTACTACCGCAAGGCGCGCAGCCTGGTGGAAGTGAATGGCACAGGCGAGGTCGAGGCGATCACCGGCCGCGTGGTGGCGGCGCTGAAAAAGGCTTAA
- the rplR gene encoding 50S ribosomal protein L18: protein MVKQTSRAARLMRHERLRKTLSGTANRPRLCVFRSLEHIYAQVIDDKRGATLTQASTLDAELKTQSADKKKMDQAEQVGKTIAKRALDAGIKEVVFDRGGNKYHGRIKALAEAARSAGLSF, encoded by the coding sequence ATGGTTAAACAGACATCCAGAGCGGCGCGGCTGATGCGCCACGAACGGCTGCGCAAAACCCTGTCGGGCACTGCGAACCGTCCCAGGTTGTGCGTCTTCCGCTCGCTGGAACATATATATGCCCAGGTTATCGATGATAAGCGCGGCGCCACCCTGACGCAGGCCTCAACCCTCGATGCCGAACTGAAGACACAGTCGGCGGACAAGAAGAAAATGGACCAGGCGGAACAGGTCGGCAAGACCATCGCCAAGCGAGCCCTGGACGCCGGGATCAAGGAAGTGGTCTTTGACCGCGGCGGCAATAAATATCACGGCCGGATCAAAGCCCTAGCCGAGGCGGCCCGTTCCGCCGGACTTTCGTTTTAG